One region of Zingiber officinale cultivar Zhangliang chromosome 7B, Zo_v1.1, whole genome shotgun sequence genomic DNA includes:
- the LOC122005096 gene encoding protein NETWORKED 2A-like: MLQRAASNSYSWWWASHIRTKQSKWLDNSLQDMDNVVKAMLKLIDADADSFAKRAELYFKRRPELINFVEDAHRAFRALAERYDHISGELHKANHTIVTACPDQVQYAMLEEYDDSLPKAIIPIDPSKINKALVEGLINKKRESESSMNKQHKKSVPKISLEAAQGEISRLQKEILVLQTEKEFIKNSYESGIAKHWEIEKQIIEMQEKVCGLQDEFSTTTVIEDHEALSLMTATALKSCEDSMVNLQELRKKSHEQAKVESERIKVAYGKLKSLQGENCQSNVEDTDICGKDTHMSLAAVNIEEDALSKARLDLQSIGEKIKIYFEMSPESSVNEIAEKIDELVNKVSTLDMTVSSQSVQINRLTSENNELEKSLHKLEEEKTSLINDSNALSKKLKEAEEELNRVRAIEKIVHSGETSFSQKFTETCCSLSNISEKLQNFKPLENGCTTDTSVEEESSTCNIETGKLHQVKVITEINDIKVDLEEEINATQGLERCKEDASHNRASSHLKDASEKIEDPKGTKDLEEKGSSQIYSSIHLTKTLQILLDDHSRSLEQTISSGLEGEKEGTHAEYTSVLQNYEIEKRSDEDNEETMALISELKNTIITKDYEIQRLRQLLSSMKTSSNVTIDSWHGQQKAESTSIESLVVTKNYEPQDSTITEDRNLSCAKMESLAECMEKENAFTQITYANNMNESDWVSPIAEKLRRDIDTLVEGNLEFWLRFSSSFHHIQEFKSKYNDLQAEINDLNKKKTSGVEASPESKLVISKLRELKTEVLVWLEHSALLRGELQSRISGLSELQKEISSAINTKPESEEVFFTPYEAATLYGEVMNMKREFTKAEFELQLGREQVRKLQAEIDGQLTKLCGKFESFPSGTLHAHLDNSPRATIPLRVFLFGGAKPKKPSFFQRIQPVFQKQNSNDRAERRSKHNLQADK; the protein is encoded by the exons ATGCTGCAGAGGGCGGCGAGCAATTCCTACTCGTGGTGGTGGGCGAGCCACATCCGAACGAAGCAGTCCAAATGGCTCGACAACAGCCTTCAAG ATATGGATAATGTAGTTAAAGCAATGCTCAAGCTCATTGACGCAGATGctgattcctttgctaagagaGCAGAATTGTACTTCAAAAGAAGACCAGAGTTGATAAATTTTGTGGAAGATGCGCACCGGGCATTCAGGGCATTGGCTGAACGATACGACCATATATCGGGAGAATTACACAAGGCCAACCACACCATAGTGACTGCTTGCCCCGATCaagttcagtatgccatgctagAGGAGTATGATGATAGTCTTCCTAAAGCAATTATCCCAATTGATCCAAGTAAAATTAACAAGGCACTAGTGGAGGGATTAATAAACAAAAAAAGAGAGAGTGAATCATCCATGAATAAACAACATAAAAAGAGTGTGCCAAAGATAAGTTTAGAAGCGGCCCAAGGAGAGATAAGTAGGCTTCAGAAAGAGATATTAGTTCTACAGACTGAAAAAGAATTCATCAAGAATTCTTATGAAAGTGGGATAGCCAAGCACTGGGAGATTGAAAAGCAAATAATAGAGATGCAAGAAAAAGTTTGTGGCTTGCAAGATGAGTTTAGTACCACCACAGTCATTGAGGACCATGAGGCACTTTCTTTGATGACAGCTACAGCTCTTAAGTCTTGCGAGGATTCCATGGTTAACTTGCAGGAACTAAGAAAGAAATCCCATGAACAAGCAAAAGTAGAATCTGAAAGAATTAAGGTTGCTTACGGAAAGCTGAAGTCTCTCCAAGGTGAGAATTGCCAATCAAATGTGGAAGATACAGACATTTGTGGCAAAGACACACATATGAGTTTGGCTGCTGTAAATATTGAGGAAGATGCTCTAAGCAAGGCAAGGCTTGATTTACAGTCCATAGGTGAAAAAATTAAGATATATTTTGAGATGAGTCCTGAAAGTTCTGTGAATGAAATTGCAGAGAAGATTGATGAACTTGTAAATAAGGTTAGCACGTTGGATATGACAGTGTCATCACAATCTGTGCAAATCAATCGTTTGACTTCTGAAAACAATGAGCTTGAAAAATCCCTTCACAAATTGGAAGAGGAGAAAACATCTCTGATCAATGACTCAAATGCATTGTCTAAAAAGCTGAAGGAAGCTGAAGAGGAGTTAAACAGAGTTCGAGCAATTGAGAAAATTGTTCATAGTGGAGAAACCAGTTTCAGCCAAAAATTTACTGAAACCTGTTGTAGTCTCAGCAATATTTCAGAGAAGCTGCAGAATTTTAAACCTCTGGAAAATGGTTGCACGACAGATACATCCGTAGAGGAAGAATCTTCCACATGTAACATTGAAACAGGTAAACTCCATCAAGTCAAAGTGATAACTGAAATCAATGATATCAAGGTAGATTTGGAAGAGGAAATTAATGCAACTCAAGGACTTGAACGTTGTAAGGAAGATGCATCACATAATAGGGCTAGTTCTCATCTCAAGGATGCTTCAGAAAAGATTGAGGACCCAAAGGGAACAAAGGACCTGGAGGAGAAAGGTTCGTCACAAATTTATTCTAGCATTCATCTAACTAAAACTTTACAAATCCTTCTGGATGATCACTCTCGGAGCCTAGAGCAAACAATTTCTAGTGGTTTAGAAGGTGAAAAAGAGGGTACACATGCCGAGTACACATCGGTTTTGCAAAATTATGAAATAGAGAAGAGAAGTGATGAAGATAATGAAGAAACAATGGCTTTGATATCGGAACTGAAGAATACCATCATAACGAAAGATTATGAGATCCAAAGGCTGAGACAACTTCTATCCTCTATGAAGACAAGTTCTAATGTCACTATAGATTCTTGGCATGGTCAACAAAAGGCTGAAAGCACATCCATTGAATCTTTAGTTGTCACGAAGAACTATGAACCACAAGATTCTACGATAACTGAAGATCGAAACCTATCATGTGCTAAAATGGAGTCACTTGCCGAGTGTATGGAAAAAGAAAATGCCTTTACACAAATCACTTATGCAAATAACATGAACGAGTCAGATTGGGTTTCACCTATTGCAGAAAAGCTCAGGAGAGATATTGACACTTTGGTCGAGGGAAATTTAGAATTTTGGCTTAGATTCAGTTCATCGTTCCATCACATACAGGAATTCAAATCCAAATATAATGATCTACAAGCTGAGATCAATGATCTCAATAAAAAGAAGACATCAGGAGTGGAGGCTAGTCCCGAATCAAAACTGGTAATCTCAAAGCTAAGGGAATTAAAAACTGAAGTCCTTGTTTGGTTGGAACATAGCGCACTTTTAAGAGGGGAGCTGCAAAGTAGGATCTCAGGTCTTTCTGAATTGCAAAAAGAGATATCCAGTGCCATCAACACAAAACCTGAATCTGAAGAAGTTTTCTTCACTCCGTATGAGGCTGCAACGTTGTATGGTGAGGTTATGAACATGAAACGGGAGTTTACTAAGGCTGAATTTGAGCTACAATTAGGGAGAGAGCAAGTTAGGAAGCTTCAAGCTGAAATTGATGGTCAATTAACTAAGTTGTGTGGGAAGTTCGAATCATTTCCATCAGGCACCCTTCATGCTCACTTGGATAATTCTCCAAGAGCTACAATACCCTTGCGTGTTTTTCTTTTTGGTGGTGCGAAGCCTAAAAAGCCATCCTTCTTTCAACGCATACAGCCAGTGTTCCAGAAACAAAACAGTAACGATAGAGCTGAACGTCG GTCTAAACACAATCTGCAGGCTGACAAGTAG
- the LOC122003509 gene encoding protein SODIUM POTASSIUM ROOT DEFECTIVE 2-like: MAPLLLREMKGITFSCSSPASLATCSTIHHKSTIQPLTRREIDRRTPCLRDPQRTHFDRSNSSSKPRTRHSGDSKAARRKSSADADSSQHLLKSSRFRLVDSYYDIFPENPVQIPSFLAIEKPRSERIGGDEVAILRPSSSTRTQDQAVVLRVSLHCKGCEGKVRRHIAKMQGVRSFSVDLATKKVTVVGDVTPLGVLNSISKVKHAQFWQSPPRASASF; this comes from the exons ATGGCTCCCCTGCTCCTGAGAGAAATGAAAGGAATAACCTTCTCCTGCTCTTCCCCTGCTTCGTTAGCCACTTGTTCCACCATCCACCACAAATCCACAATCCAGCCCTTAACCCGAAGGGAAATCGATCGACGCACTCCCTGTCTCAGAGACCCACAGAGGACTCACTTCGATCGTTCCAACTCATCCTCCAAACCAAGAACAAGACACAGTGGTGACTCTAAGGCAGCAAGGAGGAAGAGCTCAGCAGATGCTGACTCTTCTCAACATCTCCTGAAATCTTCAAGATTTAGACTCGTTGACTCTTACTACGATATATTCCCTGAAAACCCTGTACAAATTCCGAGTTTTCTCGCCATCGAAAAGCCAAGATCGGAACGCATAGGAGGCGATGAAGTGGCTATTTTGAGGCCGTCTTCTTCTACTAGAACGCAAGATCAG GCGGTCGTTCTGAGAGTGTCCCTGCATTGCAAGGGCTGTGAAGGGAAGGTGAGGAGGCACATAGCCAAGATGCAAG GGGTGAGATCTTTCAGCGTGGATCTGGCGACGAAGAAGGTGACGGTGGTGGGAGACGTGACGCCGCTGGGCGTGCTGAACAGCATCTCCAAGGTGAAGCATGCGCAGTTCTGGCAATCACCTCCTCGGGCTTCAGCATCCTTCTAA